The Balaenoptera acutorostrata chromosome 11, mBalAcu1.1, whole genome shotgun sequence genome segment ACTGCTAGTAGGAATATAAATTAATTCAACCAAATCGGAAAGGAGTTTCACATTATCTTGAAAAGTTGAACATACACATCCTcgatgacccagaaattccactcctaggtacatacccTGCAGAGATTTTTGTATAATGCCTCAGCAATCATGAGCAAGAATGTTTGTAGCAGCGTCATTTATCATACCAAAGAGTTAGAAACAATCCTACTGCCCACTGAGCTTGGATAAATAAacagtggtatatatacacaagagAATAGTACATAGcagtaaaaacaaatgaactgtAGTTGTTGAATTcaaacatttaattttacttaattttttaaattgtttaaagtttttaatttctagtaGGAAAACATTATCTGAATGAATACCCTAATGGCAAACCACTGTGAAATATTTCAGCTGCATTTGGGGCAGAGGGGTAGGGATTATCCTCAAAGCACCCCAGCTTTCTTCATGAGAAGGTCAGAGGTACACGGTTTGTATTACTGTGACATCCATTAGGTGATCTAAGTTGCTTTACCTTCAGCAGGGGCTTTATTTGTCAGAGGGCATTATGCTTGACCTCCAAATTTGGCCGACAATTTACTGATGAGATTGATAAGCTTTGGGTTGCTCTGATATTTTGACATATTTGCTGGGTTCTGAGCCACATCCTGGAAGGCCACCATAACTTCTGGATTCTGCATGGCTGCAAGAACCTCTGGATCACTAAGAATTTCATTGAGCCCAGGCATTCCTGCCATTCCAGGCATGCCCCCTCCCATTCCAGGCATTCCTCCAGGAAAATTACCAGGATTCCACCAGGAAATCACCTGGAAAAGAGCCATACTGAGCTCCTGACTGTCGTCtggcttcttcctctctctgggctCTCTCACGTTCTTCCCGAGCCTTCTTGACCCTTTCTATTCTTCCTTTGATCTCTCGCCCTTCACGTTTTCACTCATACTTTCTCCGACGTTCAGCAATTTTCTGGGCCCTTGGTTGAACTTCTTTCATAATTGCACTAGCATCTTCATCATAACCCAGCTTACAGGCAAGGGCAAGATCATGGGCAGCTTCTTCCCAATGGCCCAAAAGTCTGTGCGCTTTCCCTCACCACTTGTATGGCTGAGCTGAATCAGGATTTATTTCAATAGCTCTGTCACAGTCTCGGATGGCAGCATTTGGCTTCTGTAATTTGATGAAGACACTGGCTCTCTTGGCATACAGAATAGCCAAACAAGGATTTAGCTTGATGGCATCTGTGAACAAGTCATGGCTTTCTGGAGTTCACCATCATTTAGGGCATCAACGGCAGACACTTTTTAATCATTTGCCTAATCCATCATCCCCTCAGTTATCTCTACATTTTCATCTTCCATTTCTGGAGGGGCATCAGTGTCTGGTTCATTCACACCTTCACTGTCAATTTCTAGATCACTTTCCTCACTTGATGGTTCATCTGTCTTTATGTTTTCCTCCACCTTCTTACtatctgttttttcttcctcggtattttcttccaatttagtTTTATGAGTAGCAGGTGGTATTTTACCCCCCATGCTCTCCACCCACTCCCTCAGGAAGCACATTTCCTCGGTGTGCAGAACGCTTGGGTCCTGCTTGCACATTTTCACGAAAGCTCGAGGCTCGCTCACTTTGTGCGGGTCCACTGTCCAGAGGCGGCGGGAGGCGGCGGGCGCGGTGGACGCTGCGGCCAGATTCCAGCAATCAAACATTTTAGAAACACAATGTTGAACTGCAGTATGACTCCattt includes the following:
- the LOC103020050 gene encoding putative protein FAM10A5, with amino-acid sequence MCKQDPSVLHTEEMCFLREWVESMGGKIPPATHKTKLEENTEEEKTDSKKVEENIKTDEPSSEESDLEIDSEGVNEPDTDAPPEMEDENVEITEGMMD